aaccgatggtcccaagaaaagcatcggtgcattagatgtactttgttctaGAGAGCATGTTTTTGTGGACCTCAACTACTCttcagcaccagttgaaccgacgcttcagaatcaaagcaccggtgcattagatgtactatgttccagagagtttgtttgagttgatcagtgaacttcttcagcaccggttgaaccgatgcctctacggagcatgcaccggtgcaatgacgcaagcctagatactgtgtcagaaaccCCAACGGCTAATAATTGGACacagagaccggttgaaccgacgcctcaaatttgtcacccgtcggttcttccgatggtcacggtttttctgcagtggacttccaacggctatgtgaccctccccactctatataagggcaccccctggATCATTTGCAGtacctttgacaccctgaatacctgaggccacccttgagaagaagagaaagtgcattgagcaaaagagagatcTAGtattttgtttgtgcttcaacatagaagaattcatcctttgcaagtgtagcaagtgtgcttgagctagggccaactgagtgtaggtcaagtgaaggcttaggagcttgttactcttggtgtttgacagcacctagccggtcttgatgattgggaggttcttggtgagctcttagagtttgtgggagccccaagacaagaagattgtatacggtgcgaagctcgccgttccggagatggagaaggagcattcttagtgatcacttgctccttggtgaagcaagagagctatacccttgtgtgggtgctccaatgtGGATTAgaggggagcgtcaactcctcgataccacgggaaaaaatccggttgtctcgtgtcccttacttttatttcaagcaattaaatcttTTTGTCGTTATTTTTacttttgattgcttgtagattgactaggacaatttgcatggtagtgtgaacTATTGCTTAGGTTTGATCTTGCTATTGTGAAATCTTTTagacaaaatgatcatgatagtgtgtttacctacctaaggaccttttgctagcatgctctaatgactaggtttcaaatttgtagattgggcaatatTAGTCTAAGTTAATGACTagatagaattttgaaaaagtcccaattcaacctcCTTCTTAGGCCACGATCCTTTCACACATCCCTTgcttatttatttgatttatagGGAAAGAACACACATCCATTATTATTCAAACTGAAGATGGCTTTATTTGGCACGCAGCATCATGCTCTGAGCAACAGCTATGAGCAGCTAAGCTAGCCCACATGAGGCGTCTCGGCGACGGTGTTGACGAAGATCCGGACACGGTTGGGGCGGAAATCCTTGGTCACCGGCGTGCCGACCGGCAGCACCTGGATGTCGGCGTCGGGCTTGTCTTTGAGGATCACCTTCTTGGCCTCCTCTATGCTCATCCCCACCACCTCCGGCCACGACGTgatcttgccgccgccgccgcacacagCTGGTTCCGCGGAGgagctcatcttcttcttcttcagtcgcTAATACCTGCGGATCGATCGATGCCTTGGACAGTTAAAACATGTACCTATATGTGTACAAGAAAATTGTGAAAAACTAAAGCAACAAGGTACTCCGCTCACTGTCTGAGTTAGGTGACGATGATGGTGAAGAAGAAGTCGTTGTTGATGGCTAGAAGTGGCTTTCTTGTGCTTCCTGTACTGCTGGTTCAGCGAGTGAGCACCGGTACGGCATTTATAGAGCTGCAGGGCAGGCTTGGATGGATCAGAGAGAGGATTACACCGAGGATCATCCCGTGGATAAAGTAGCTTGCAATGTGTGGATCTGACTGTGTAAGTGCATGCACGTGGCGCACGAGCGAGCGAGCAAGTTGCTGGTCAGAGCCTCGAGTAAGACGAAGGGTTCGTCTTACTAGAATGTGACAACTTTGTCCAACATTCATTAATAAGGAAAAAATTATCTATATTATCCACCAGTAAGAAAAAAGTATGCATAATGCATATATATTATCCATTGTGCTATCTGGTTGGCGGCTATTGTTCTTTAGGTTGATTGTTATTATCTTGTTTGTATGTCAAACCTACTACTCAATAAGAAACTAATAACTGCAGCCCGGGGTGTACACGTGTTGGCGTGGTGGCATTATGAGTATCTCCGGTCTAAAATGAGGTAGCTGATCTAGAATGTGAATGAAGTgatatatatttataaaaatgaTCTAGCCACAGATAATAAAAGAAGGAAAGCACTTATCTGTTTCTGTGTGGTTATTTTTGCTTCTGAATTAATGTTACATTTCGAACACAGGTTTTTCAgataaaaaggagaaaaaggcaCGA
The nucleotide sequence above comes from Panicum virgatum strain AP13 chromosome 3K, P.virgatum_v5, whole genome shotgun sequence. Encoded proteins:
- the LOC120697191 gene encoding subtilisin-chymotrypsin inhibitor-2B-like, with the protein product MSSSAEPAVCGGGGKITSWPEVVGMSIEEAKKVILKDKPDADIQVLPVGTPVTKDFRPNRVRIFVNTVAETPHVG